One stretch of Candidatus Effluviviaceae Genus V sp. DNA includes these proteins:
- the acpS gene encoding holo-[acyl-carrier-protein] synthase — translation MLTLQRSTCTIAGPNPVQSQRLHTGLSSRPGGVSLVIGIGVDIVDLGEFRARLTDELARELFVETERAYAATQARPWEALGARFAAKEAAMKALGHGLEQGLRWHDIRVEREPSGRADVVLGGRARRRADELGVTRALLSISHTRGAAVAVVLLEM, via the coding sequence ATGTTGACCCTCCAGCGGTCGACCTGTACAATAGCGGGTCCGAACCCAGTACAGTCTCAGCGGCTCCACACGGGACTGAGCAGCCGTCCCGGGGGCGTTTCATTGGTCATCGGCATCGGTGTCGACATCGTTGACCTCGGCGAGTTTCGCGCCCGCCTGACGGACGAGCTCGCCCGGGAGCTCTTCGTTGAGACCGAACGGGCCTACGCCGCGACGCAGGCGAGGCCGTGGGAGGCGCTGGGAGCCCGGTTCGCGGCCAAGGAGGCCGCCATGAAGGCCCTCGGCCATGGGCTTGAGCAGGGTTTGCGCTGGCACGACATCCGCGTGGAGCGTGAGCCCTCCGGGCGCGCCGACGTCGTGCTCGGCGGGCGGGCCCGCCGGCGGGCCGACGAGCTGGGAGTGACGCGTGCGCTCCTGTCGATCTCACACACCCGGGGCGCCGCCGTTGCCGTCGTGCTGCTGGAGATGTGA
- the acsA gene encoding acetate--CoA ligase, which yields MGLSNIGSYEERVGDFSWDIAKEVLDWKDDELLNIGAMCSDRICERGKGEKSALIWEGHAGEPRTYTFEDLKVFSNGFARYLVDLGIEPGDRVCIFMDKIPALYFSFLGILKMGGIAQPLFSAFGDESLEVRLQSAGTRVVLTTQKHARKVRKIRDRLPSLEHVVVVSGDPDSVKEGEVFFDVEKAPRVETFDSYRADPETPSVLHYTSGTTGQPKGALHVHNSVWGQALTASWVLDLTDDDVYWCTADPGWVTGTSYGIIGPWALGVTQCVLDAGFTAQRWYQFIQDKRVTVWYSAPTAIRSLMRSGTGVAEEFDLSSLRHLASVGEPLNAEAVVWSDEAYGLTFHDTFWQTETGSMMIANYPGMEIKPGSMGKPFPGIEAAVLDLRTHEPLSEAGKVGLIAFRPGWPAMFRRYWGKPDIYRSKFVGASEDATEDELRTNTDIWYVSGDRASVDPDGYFWFVGRDDDVINTGGHLVGPFEIESALIEHDAVAEAAAVGKPDEVNMEVVKAFVTLNPGIDASGDLELSIMNFVRKRLSPLAMPQEIEFVEKLPKTRSGKILRRYLRAIEWGEDVGDLSTLEDDEPAK from the coding sequence GTGGGCTTGAGCAACATCGGTTCGTACGAGGAACGTGTCGGCGACTTCTCCTGGGACATCGCCAAGGAAGTTCTCGATTGGAAGGACGACGAGCTCCTGAACATCGGAGCCATGTGCTCCGACCGCATCTGTGAGAGAGGCAAGGGAGAGAAGTCGGCGCTCATCTGGGAAGGGCACGCCGGGGAGCCTAGGACCTACACGTTCGAGGACCTGAAGGTCTTCTCGAACGGCTTCGCCAGATACCTGGTCGATCTCGGCATCGAGCCCGGCGACCGCGTCTGCATCTTCATGGACAAGATCCCGGCGCTCTATTTCTCCTTTCTCGGCATTCTCAAGATGGGCGGCATCGCGCAACCGCTCTTCTCAGCGTTCGGCGATGAGTCGCTCGAGGTCAGGCTCCAGAGCGCGGGAACGCGCGTCGTCCTGACGACCCAGAAACACGCCCGGAAGGTCCGCAAGATCCGGGACCGGCTCCCCTCGCTGGAGCACGTCGTGGTCGTCTCGGGCGACCCGGACTCCGTCAAGGAGGGCGAGGTCTTCTTCGACGTCGAGAAGGCGCCGCGCGTCGAGACCTTCGATAGCTACCGCGCCGACCCCGAGACGCCCTCGGTGCTGCACTACACGTCGGGGACGACGGGACAGCCGAAGGGCGCCCTCCATGTGCACAACTCGGTCTGGGGCCAGGCGCTGACGGCGTCCTGGGTCCTCGACCTGACGGACGACGACGTCTACTGGTGCACGGCCGACCCGGGATGGGTGACCGGAACGAGCTACGGCATCATCGGTCCCTGGGCGCTCGGCGTGACGCAGTGCGTGCTCGACGCCGGCTTCACGGCCCAGCGCTGGTACCAGTTCATCCAGGACAAGCGCGTCACGGTCTGGTATTCGGCGCCGACGGCCATCCGCTCGCTCATGCGGAGCGGTACGGGGGTTGCGGAGGAGTTCGACCTCTCGTCGCTCCGGCACCTTGCCTCGGTCGGCGAGCCGCTGAACGCCGAGGCCGTCGTGTGGAGCGACGAGGCGTACGGCCTCACGTTCCACGACACGTTCTGGCAGACCGAGACCGGTTCGATGATGATCGCCAACTACCCGGGCATGGAGATCAAGCCCGGCTCGATGGGCAAGCCGTTCCCCGGCATCGAGGCCGCCGTCCTCGATCTCAGGACCCACGAGCCGCTGTCGGAGGCGGGGAAGGTCGGCCTCATTGCCTTCCGGCCCGGCTGGCCGGCGATGTTCAGGCGCTACTGGGGCAAGCCCGATATCTACAGGAGCAAGTTCGTCGGGGCGTCCGAGGACGCTACGGAGGACGAACTCAGAACGAACACCGATATCTGGTACGTCTCCGGCGACCGGGCGAGCGTCGACCCCGACGGCTACTTCTGGTTCGTCGGGCGCGACGACGACGTGATCAACACCGGCGGCCATCTGGTCGGTCCATTCGAGATAGAGTCGGCCCTCATAGAGCACGACGCCGTGGCTGAGGCCGCCGCCGTGGGAAAACCCGACGAGGTCAACATGGAGGTCGTCAAGGCGTTTGTGACGCTCAACCCGGGTATCGACGCGTCCGGCGATCTCGAACTGTCCATCATGAACTTCGTGAGGAAGCGTCTCTCGCCGCTGGCAATGCCTCAGGAGATCGAGTTCGTCGAGAAGCTCCCGAAGACCCGTTCAGGCAAGATCCTCAGGCGCTACCTGAGGGCCATCGAGTGGGGCGAGGACGTCGGCGATCTGTCGACCCTCGAGGACGACGAGCCAGCGAAGTAG
- a CDS encoding acyl carrier protein produces MDDIKDVVLEYIVDEYVDEDEDVDVTSETPLISSGIVDSFSMVSLKVFLEKKYDISLPDEEATPQTFDTVDSIAELVRKHMQ; encoded by the coding sequence ATGGACGACATCAAGGACGTGGTGCTCGAGTACATCGTGGACGAGTACGTGGATGAGGACGAGGACGTCGACGTGACATCGGAGACGCCGCTCATCTCATCGGGAATCGTCGACAGCTTCTCGATGGTCTCACTCAAGGTCTTCCTCGAGAAGAAGTACGACATCTCGTTGCCCGACGAGGAGGCGACGCCTCAGACGTTCGACACCGTCGATTCGATCGCGGAGCTCGTGAGGAAGCACATGCAGTAG
- the kbl gene encoding glycine C-acetyltransferase: MAFSDETRKAFSGEIEAIREKGLFKEKRFICSAQDAEIRVEYPEGADQEQVLNFCANNYLGLSNHPIVIEAAHRILDERGFGMSSVRFICGTQDIHRELQDKVSAFLGMEDTLLFPSCMDANAGVFEAILDKEDVIIADRLIHASLVDGIRLCSAEYDTFKHMNMKHLRKKLELHKDKRHMLVVTDGVFSMDGDLAPLDEMCDLCDEFGAMLLVDDSHASGFIGKRGRGTHEHFDVMDRVDIITTTFGKALGGASGGCVSGRRELVELCRQNARPYLFSNSLAPPIVGATIKVLDFISESTERRDKLEANTKQFREGMEKAGLNIRPGVTPIVPVMLYNAKLANDMARDMYAEGIYVIGFFFPVVPAGQARIRVQLSAAHEPEHIDKCIEAFAKVGEKYGIIGLDKKGIIDKYGM, from the coding sequence ATGGCGTTTTCCGATGAGACAAGGAAGGCGTTCTCCGGGGAGATCGAGGCGATCAGGGAGAAGGGGCTCTTCAAGGAGAAGCGCTTCATCTGCTCCGCCCAGGACGCCGAGATCCGCGTCGAGTACCCTGAGGGCGCCGATCAAGAGCAGGTGCTGAACTTCTGCGCGAACAACTACCTGGGACTCTCCAACCATCCCATCGTCATCGAGGCGGCCCACAGGATCCTCGACGAGCGCGGCTTCGGAATGAGCTCAGTCCGCTTCATCTGTGGGACCCAGGACATCCACCGCGAGCTCCAGGACAAGGTCAGCGCGTTCCTCGGCATGGAGGACACGCTGCTCTTCCCGTCCTGTATGGACGCCAACGCCGGCGTCTTCGAGGCGATCCTCGACAAGGAGGACGTCATCATCGCGGACCGTCTGATCCACGCCTCGTTGGTCGACGGCATCCGTCTGTGCTCCGCGGAGTACGACACGTTCAAGCACATGAACATGAAGCATCTCAGGAAGAAGCTGGAGCTTCACAAGGACAAGCGTCACATGCTGGTCGTCACGGACGGCGTTTTCTCGATGGACGGCGACCTCGCTCCGCTCGACGAGATGTGCGACCTCTGCGACGAGTTCGGGGCGATGCTCCTGGTCGACGACTCGCACGCGTCCGGCTTCATCGGGAAGAGGGGCAGGGGGACGCACGAGCATTTCGACGTGATGGACAGGGTCGACATCATCACGACGACGTTCGGCAAGGCGCTCGGCGGAGCGTCGGGTGGCTGCGTGTCCGGCCGACGCGAGCTCGTCGAGCTCTGTCGCCAGAACGCCCGCCCCTACCTGTTCTCGAACTCGCTCGCGCCGCCCATCGTCGGCGCGACCATCAAGGTCCTCGACTTCATCTCGGAGTCGACGGAGCGGCGAGATAAGCTGGAGGCGAACACGAAGCAGTTCCGGGAGGGCATGGAGAAGGCGGGTCTCAACATCCGACCGGGCGTCACGCCGATCGTCCCGGTCATGCTCTACAATGCAAAGCTCGCCAACGACATGGCGCGCGACATGTACGCCGAGGGGATCTACGTCATCGGTTTCTTCTTCCCCGTCGTCCCGGCGGGCCAGGCCCGCATCCGCGTGCAGCTCTCGGCCGCGCACGAGCCCGAGCACATCGACAAGTGTATCGAGGCCTTCGCGAAGGTCGGGGAGAAGTACGGCATCATCGGTCTGGACAAGAAGGGCATCATCGACAAGTACGGGATGTAG